The Pandoraea apista genomic interval ACAAATAGACATCCCTTATACCCGGCATAGCGCGGACCGCTACCGGTGTCGCCGTCTGATATATCAGACGGCGGCCAAGCCCGGCGGGGCTGCAAATGGCGATTGCCGAAACGGCCGGTTTCAAGGCTATACTGCCTTCGGATTCCCGTCCTTGGAGACACGTCATGGGCATTATCGGCACCATCGTTGTCGGTCTGATTGTCGGCCTCATCGCACGCGCCCTGCATCCCGGCCGGGACAGCATGGGCATCATCATGACCATCATCCTCGGCATTGCCGGCGCGCTGCTCGCCCGCTATGTCGGACAGTTTCTCCACTTCTACACCGAAGGCCAGTCGGCCGGCTGGATCGCCTCTATCATCGGTGCGATCGTGTTGCTGGTGATCTACGGCGCCATCAAGCGGAGCCGCGCGGCCTGAGCGCGCGCTGACGCTAACCACGAGGCCCTGTCATGGACATCGTCGTGCTTTTGCTGGTAGGACTCGTCGCCGGGTGGCTTGCCGGGCTGGTGGTCGGCGGCAGCTTCGGTCTTATCGGCGACATGGTCGTCGGG includes:
- a CDS encoding GlsB/YeaQ/YmgE family stress response membrane protein → MGIIGTIVVGLIVGLIARALHPGRDSMGIIMTIILGIAGALLARYVGQFLHFYTEGQSAGWIASIIGAIVLLVIYGAIKRSRAA